Below is a genomic region from Armatimonadota bacterium.
GTGGACTGCCTGCTGCCGCTGACCGGAAGGGCCGCAGTGTGTTGGCGAGAACTCCTTGGGGCGGGGGGGAATCGAACCATGAGCAGGTCTCGCGTCCTCACCTTCGCCACAGCGGTGGCAATCCTGGGGCTGGGAGTGTGGTTGATGGCGTTGAACCCTTGGCAGGATGAGTCGGGAGCCGCCGGGCCCTCCGGCGAGCGGGTGAAGCTGCCCGCGCCGCGCACGGACGGCGACACCTCGGTCGAGCAGACGCTGCAGCGGAGGAGGTCGGTCAGGGAGTACCGGGACGCGCCACTGTCCCTCGCCGAGATCTCGCAGCTCCTCTGGGCCGCGCAGGGCATCACCGAGCCCAGGGAGTCGCGCAGGACAGCACCCTCGGCGGGTGCTACATATCCGCTCGAGGTCTATCTCGTCGGCGGGAACGTGGCCGGACTGCCGAAGGGAGTCTACAAGTACAGGCCCCTGGACCACGAGATCGCCCGGGTGAGGGAGGGCGACGTGCGCAGGGAGCTGGCGGCCGCGGCGTTGGGACAATCCTGCGTCGAGCAGGGCGCCGTTGCGCTGGTCTTCTCTGCCGTGTACGAGCGCACAACCAGGCGGTACGGCGAGCGGGGTATACGGTACGTGCACATGGAGGTCGGGCACGCCGCCCAGAACGTGTACCTGCAGGCGGTCTCCCTGGGGATGGGCACGGTCGTTGTTGGGGCGTTCGACGACGACCGGGTTCGGAGGATCGTGGGAATGTCCGAGGGCGAGCACCCGCTGTACATCATGCCCGTGGGCAGGAGATGAGCCGGGTGAAGAGCGGGGTCTCTAGCTTCCTGGGCCGGCTTGTTCTAAGCACTTCACCAGGCGCATCAGCGCGAGGTTCACCGGCGTCGCAACTCCCAGCCGGGCTCCTTCCCTGACGACGGCACCGTTGATCACATCGATCTCGGTCTGACGTTCCATCTCCACATCCTGCAGCATCGAGGACCTGTTGTCCCCGGTCCGACGGGCCACATCCCGGACGTGCGCCCAGGGATCCTCCAGCGGCACCCGCACGCCGGCCCGGCCGGCCACGGCGAGGCCTTCATCCACCGCCTCCTTCATGATCTCGACCGCTTCGGGCATCTCTAGCAGCCGCCCATTCCGCACACGCAGAATGGCGGTCAGCGGGTTGATGGCGATGTTGACGAGCAGCTTCGCCCATATCACGCCCTGCACGTTGTCGCTGGCAGACGCATGGAGCCCGGCGTCCGTAAACGCCTCCACGAGGCATCGCAGCCGATCCGTGGGCGCGCCGTCCAGTTCCCCGATCAGGGTCTCGCCTGAGCCGGCATGGTGGATGCGTCCGGCCCCGAGCACATTGGCCCCCTGACCCGTGGTCCCTGCCATGAGATGGCTCCTGGGTACCTCCTCAGCCAGGGCGTCAACATTCCCTAGCCCGTTCTGGAGAGTCAGGACCACCGTGCTCGGAGCGAGGAGCGGGGCAAGCGAGGCGGCGGCCTGCCTCGTGTGGTAGGACTTCACGAACACCAGCACCAGGTCGCACGGGCCGACGGATCGGGGATCGGTGACGGCCCGCGGCCGCACGACCCGTTCCTCGCCGTTGGGCTCCACAATGCGCAGCCCCTGGCGCGCGATGGCGTCCGCGTGCCCGGTTGCTGTGTCCACGAGCCAGACCTCGTGCCCGGCGGCCGACAGATATCCCCCGAACAGGGACCCCATGGCTCCCGCGCCTATCACGCACACCTTGAGCTGCCGCGCCCCTCCTGCCTCCATCGCAATCACCCGATTCCCAACCGCCTCCCTCAGGGGCAGCGTGTCACCTCAAGAGGCCGGCGCGCACAAGCCCTTCCCTCAACTCCCTGGCCTGTTCGGCATCCATGGGGTAGCAGTGCTCGGGAGCTGGAAAAGCCCTTTCCCGGACCTCCACGGCAAACTGAGCCAGTGATTCGCGGCAGGCCGCGCCAAGATTAGCGTACCGTTTGACGAACTTCGGAACAAACCGCTCGAACAGCCCCAGCATGTCGTGAAGGACGAGCACCTGTCCGTCACAATCCGGACCGGCACCGATGCCTATGGTGGGAACGCCTACGGCCTCCGTGACCATCTTCCCCACAGGTGCGGGAACCGCCTCCACCACCATGGCGAAGACACCGGCCTCCTGCAGGGCGAGCGCGTCCTCCACCACGGCCTGCGCAGAATCCATGGTCTTCCCCTGCACCCTAAACCCTCCAAGCTGAGAAGCGCTCTGCGGCGTCAACCCGATGTGGCCCATCACCGGGATTCCGGCCCGCACGATGGCCTGAACAGCCGGCGCTGTGCGCCTGCCGCCCTCCAGCTTCACGGCGTCCATCCCCGCCTCTTTCAGGAAGCGGCCGGCGTTCTCGACAGCCCGTTCGGCGGACACTTCGTATGAGAGGAACGGCATGTCTCCCACAAGGAACGTGTTCTGGGCACCTATCGACACTGCCCGCGCCATGATCAGCATCTCTTCCATGGTCACCGGGACGGTGTTTTTGTAGCCCAAGGTCGTCATCGCGCCCGAATCGCCCACAAGGATCATGTCAATGTCCACCGAGTCAACGAGCGACGCGAAGGCGTAGTCGTATGCCGTTACCATTGTGATCCTGCGGCCTGAGCGCTTCCGCTCCAGGAAGTCAGGAATCGTGCCCTTCTTCTTCCGCGGCGTCTCCACGTCAGCACCTCCTCGTTCCATTTGGAGCCGCTTCCTCCCCCAGGAAGTACACGATCGCGGCGGCGTACAGCCGGGCCGCCTCCACCAGCTCGCCGACCTCCACGTATTCGTCAACCTGATGCGGGATCTGCCGGTTCCCGGGGCCGATGGTCACAACGGGGATACGGGCCCACGCGTGCAGAAACGTCCCGTCGGTTGAGCCGGGAACGCCTCCGTACCGGGGCTCCCGGCCCAGCGACTCCCGAAAGGCCCGCTCGATGGCCCGCACAATGGCATCCCGCGGAGTGGTCTCCGTCCAGGGGCGGTCTTCGACCAGCTCCACGGTTACCCTCACGCAGGGGTCGTCGGCCTGCGCGGCATTCGCGAGGTCACTGATGGCGCGGTGCAGGTTGGCGTGATCCTGGCCTGGGATCGTCCGCACATCCACCGTCACGCGCGCCTCGCCGGCAATCACGTTGAACTGCGGCTCTCCGTGCGCGGGCGCGCGAAACGTGGTAGGCGTGATGTGGGGCAGGCCCAGGTAGGGATCGCGTTCATGACCCTCCTGCTGACGGCGGTCCTCCTCCGAGAGCAGGGTGACGAACCTCGCGGCCGCCGGAATGGGGTTGGCGCCGGCATAGGGCATCGCGCCGTGGGCCATCTTGCCCGTGAAGGAAACCAGCACGCGCATGGCGCCCTTCTGACGCAGACAGATCTCGTTCTCCTCCGGCTCACAGACGATCGCGCCGTCGAACCCTTGCGCGTGCCCGTCGCGGATGAAGGACTTGATCCCCAGCATCATGCCTTCCTCGTCGGCCACCGCTGCAATCCGAATGCGGCCGGGCAGGTCGGGCGCCGCTCTGCGCACCGCGTCGAGGGCGCACACCGCGGCGGAGAGCCCTCCCTTCATGTCCGCGGCCCCGCGGCCATAGATGCGGCCGCCCGAGATCTCGGCATCGAAGGGCGGATGCGACCATGCGCTGCGGTCGCCCTCGGTTACAACATCGGTGTGCCCTTCTAGGATGAGGCCCCTGCCCCACCGGAGGGAGGTCCAGTCGGCAATAACGTTGGGGCGGCCCGGGGCCGCCTCTTGCACCGAGACCCGAAACCCGAGGCGGGAGAGATGCCCTGCCAGGTATGCCGCCACCGCCGTCTCGTTGCCCGCCGGATCATCGGGACGGTACACGCTGGGGATCCTGACGAGTTCGCGCGTGAGCCGCACCACCTCGTCAGCGTTCACCGCCGCGGCCGCCTTCCCGGCCAGGACGTTGGCTGCGCCGGAGCCGAAGCGCGGCGGCGCGCTCTCCACTACCGCTGTCCCTGCCGCAGGCGCGGGTCGAGCAGGTCGCGCAGGCCGTCGCCCATCAGGTTCCATCCAAGGACCGTGGAGGCGATCGCAGCGCCCGGCCAGACTGCCATCCACGGCCTGACGAAGAGCACGTCGCGGGCCTCCAGCAGCATTCCGCCCCAGCTCGGGGTCGGCGGCTGCGTCCCTAGGCCCAGGTAGGAGAGAGCCGCCTCGGCCAGCACCGCGCCCGAGAAGGCGACCGTGGCCTGGATCAGCAGCGGCCCGGCGATGTTGGGCAGGATGTGGGATGTCACTATGAAGACGTCCTTCGCACCCAGCGCCCTGGCTGCCAGCACGAACTCCTGGCCGCGCACCGCCAGCGTCTGCGCGCGGGACAGGCGCGCGAACACGGGTATCAGAACAACGCCGATCGCAATCATGGTCTGGATGTGCCCGGGCCCCAGCGCGGCCACCACCATGATCGCCAGCAACAAGGATGGAAAGGCCATCAGGCCATCTATGACCCGCATGAGAATGGCATCCACCCGGCCGGCCCGGTACCCCGAGAGAAGACCGATGCTCGTCCCGGCTCCGGCGCCGATGGAAACCGCCACGACGCCAACCGTTACCGCTACCCGGCCTCCGTAGAGGATCCTGCTGAGCACATCGCGGCCCAGCCGGTCCGTGCCCAGCAGATGGCCGGGCCCTGCAGGGAGAAGCCGGCGGGGAGGATCTATGGCCGTCGGATCGTGCGGCGCCAGGGCCGGCGCCAGCAGCGCGGTAGCCGCGACAAGCAGGACCAGCGCGCCGCCGATCAGCAGGGGCAGGTTGTAACGCCGGCGGCGGGCGGCGGCCATCAGTCGTAGGTAATGCGCGGATCCACCACGGCGTACAGCAGATCCACCAGCAGGTTGAGCAGCGCGAACATGATGGCGATGGTGATGACCACGCCCTGCACTATGAGCAGGTCGCGGGAGAATATCCCGTGCAGGAGCAGGCGGCCCAGCCCGGGCAGGCCAAAGACCTGCTCTATCACGATGGCGCCGCCCATCAGGTACCCAAGTTGCAGCCCGGCCACGGTCAGCACTGGGATGAGCGCGTTGCGCAGCACATGGCGGCGCACGACGTACGCCTCGACCAGGCCCTTGCTTCGGGCGGTGCGCACGTAATCCCTGTGCAACTCGTCCAGGGTGGCGGCTCGGCTCAGGCGCACCAGCGCGGCGGCCCGCTCGGTGCCCAGCGCCAGCGCCGGCAGGAACAGGTGCCGCCCCCACTCAATCGGGTTCTTGCTGAGCGCAACGTAGCCCTGCAGCGGGAAGATGGGAAGCGCCGCTGCCAGCCCCAGTATCAGCAGTATGCCCATCCAGAACGCCGGCACCGCCAGGCCGGCCTGCGAGCCGGCCAGCACAGCCAGGTCCACCACTGACCAGGCCCTCCGGGCGGCCATCACGCCCAGCGGGAGAGCCACCACGATCGCGATGAGCATGGCGGCGCCGGCGACCGAGGTCGTGACAGGCAGCCGGGCCAGGATGAGACGCGCGACCGGCTCCCTGTAGCTGACCGACATCCCGAGGTCGCCGCGCGCCAGGTGGCCGAGCCATTCCAGGTACCGCAACGCCAGGGGCCGGTCGAGGCCGAGTTCGCGACGCAGTTGCGCCAGGTCCTCCTGGCGCGCGTCCACGCCCAGCATGATCTCCGCGATGTCTCCGGGCACGACCTGGAGCGCGAAGAAGGTGACGGTGGCGACCACGAGAACCGTGGGCGCCACCGCGAGCAGCCGTCGAACGACGAACGGCATCTACTTCGTGGTCTTGCGGAAGTCGTATGTGTCGACGGCGTAGACCTGCCGGAAGTCTCGGACGCCCGCGCGGGTCGCAACGTACCGCGCCGGGCTTCCGAGGATCACCATCATCGCCTCCTCTGTCATTATCTTCAGGGCCTCGGCGTAGATCCGCCTGCGGAGATCCGGGGTTGAGGTGATGCGGCCGGCATGGATCAGGTCAACGACCTTCTGGTTGTCGTAACGAATGTAGTTCCTCGCGGGGTCGCCCCAGCCCACCAGGCGGCCCTCCGGATCGAGCTTACCGGTATGTCCTATGACGGTGAGATCGTACTCGCCGCCGCCGAAGACGCGGGAGAGCCAGAAGGCCCACTCCACGACGCGTGGGCGCGCCGTGATGCCGGCCCTCGCCAGCATGGCCTGGACCAGCTGCCCGGCCTCGACGTGCATCGGGTACGGCTGCGGCAGCACGAGGTCGAGGGTCAGACCGGCGCCGTGCCCGGCCTCCGACAGCAGCCGGCGCGCACGCTCGGGGTCAAACGGGTACGGGTCCCCCAGGTCGACCCAGAAGGGACTCG
It encodes:
- a CDS encoding ABC transporter permease is translated as MPFVVRRLLAVAPTVLVVATVTFFALQVVPGDIAEIMLGVDARQEDLAQLRRELGLDRPLALRYLEWLGHLARGDLGMSVSYREPVARLILARLPVTTSVAGAAMLIAIVVALPLGVMAARRAWSVVDLAVLAGSQAGLAVPAFWMGILLILGLAAALPIFPLQGYVALSKNPIEWGRHLFLPALALGTERAAALVRLSRAATLDELHRDYVRTARSKGLVEAYVVRRHVLRNALIPVLTVAGLQLGYLMGGAIVIEQVFGLPGLGRLLLHGIFSRDLLIVQGVVITIAIMFALLNLLVDLLYAVVDPRITYD
- a CDS encoding M20 family metallopeptidase, giving the protein MEPDGRRPARPARPAPAAGTAVVESAPPRFGSGAANVLAGKAAAAVNADEVVRLTRELVRIPSVYRPDDPAGNETAVAAYLAGHLSRLGFRVSVQEAAPGRPNVIADWTSLRWGRGLILEGHTDVVTEGDRSAWSHPPFDAEISGGRIYGRGAADMKGGLSAAVCALDAVRRAAPDLPGRIRIAAVADEEGMMLGIKSFIRDGHAQGFDGAIVCEPEENEICLRQKGAMRVLVSFTGKMAHGAMPYAGANPIPAAARFVTLLSEEDRRQQEGHERDPYLGLPHITPTTFRAPAHGEPQFNVIAGEARVTVDVRTIPGQDHANLHRAISDLANAAQADDPCVRVTVELVEDRPWTETTPRDAIVRAIERAFRESLGREPRYGGVPGSTDGTFLHAWARIPVVTIGPGNRQIPHQVDEYVEVGELVEAARLYAAAIVYFLGEEAAPNGTRRC
- a CDS encoding ABC transporter permease: MAAARRRRYNLPLLIGGALVLLVAATALLAPALAPHDPTAIDPPRRLLPAGPGHLLGTDRLGRDVLSRILYGGRVAVTVGVVAVSIGAGAGTSIGLLSGYRAGRVDAILMRVIDGLMAFPSLLLAIMVVAALGPGHIQTMIAIGVVLIPVFARLSRAQTLAVRGQEFVLAARALGAKDVFIVTSHILPNIAGPLLIQATVAFSGAVLAEAALSYLGLGTQPPTPSWGGMLLEARDVLFVRPWMAVWPGAAIASTVLGWNLMGDGLRDLLDPRLRQGQR
- a CDS encoding SagB/ThcOx family dehydrogenase yields the protein MSRSRVLTFATAVAILGLGVWLMALNPWQDESGAAGPSGERVKLPAPRTDGDTSVEQTLQRRRSVREYRDAPLSLAEISQLLWAAQGITEPRESRRTAPSAGATYPLEVYLVGGNVAGLPKGVYKYRPLDHEIARVREGDVRRELAAAALGQSCVEQGAVALVFSAVYERTTRRYGERGIRYVHMEVGHAAQNVYLQAVSLGMGTVVVGAFDDDRVRRIVGMSEGEHPLYIMPVGRR
- a CDS encoding 2-dehydropantoate 2-reductase, which produces MEAGGARQLKVCVIGAGAMGSLFGGYLSAAGHEVWLVDTATGHADAIARQGLRIVEPNGEERVVRPRAVTDPRSVGPCDLVLVFVKSYHTRQAAASLAPLLAPSTVVLTLQNGLGNVDALAEEVPRSHLMAGTTGQGANVLGAGRIHHAGSGETLIGELDGAPTDRLRCLVEAFTDAGLHASASDNVQGVIWAKLLVNIAINPLTAILRVRNGRLLEMPEAVEIMKEAVDEGLAVAGRAGVRVPLEDPWAHVRDVARRTGDNRSSMLQDVEMERQTEIDVINGAVVREGARLGVATPVNLALMRLVKCLEQAGPGS
- the panB gene encoding 3-methyl-2-oxobutanoate hydroxymethyltransferase; its protein translation is MERGGADVETPRKKKGTIPDFLERKRSGRRITMVTAYDYAFASLVDSVDIDMILVGDSGAMTTLGYKNTVPVTMEEMLIMARAVSIGAQNTFLVGDMPFLSYEVSAERAVENAGRFLKEAGMDAVKLEGGRRTAPAVQAIVRAGIPVMGHIGLTPQSASQLGGFRVQGKTMDSAQAVVEDALALQEAGVFAMVVEAVPAPVGKMVTEAVGVPTIGIGAGPDCDGQVLVLHDMLGLFERFVPKFVKRYANLGAACRESLAQFAVEVRERAFPAPEHCYPMDAEQARELREGLVRAGLLR